The Corvus hawaiiensis isolate bCorHaw1 chromosome 1, bCorHaw1.pri.cur, whole genome shotgun sequence genomic sequence ACATTCTCTGTTAATTTGTGCGATAACTGTTCGGTGTGTACAACATTGTTAATTGTATTTCTAGGCACAATAACTTGTTTGGAGTTCTATGGTACTGCACATCTACTGAGTGGGGCGGAAGATGGACTCATTTGTATCTGGAACACAAAGAGATGGGAATGCCTGAAATCCATTAAGGCACATAAGTGAGTTGCTTAAATCTTCATATTCATGTACGTTTTCATGTCTGTTTTCCTTGTAAATAATAGATGTGActaatgttttgtttttatcagAGGACATGTGGCATCTCTTTCTATTCATCCTTCTGGGAAATTAGCTTTGTCAGTCGGAACAGATAAAACATTAAGGTGAGTGAACAGATAAAACATTAAGGTGAGTCAAAACTGATGAAGGAATGCTGAGAATCATAATTCAGTAACTGTTAATCAGTGTTATAAGCAACAATTCTGTGTTGGGACTAGGCCATGCAACActgataaaatatatttgttatCAAATGGTTCAAAGATCCATTGGTTGTCTTTTGAAGTTCTAAGTGCCAGCAATATTTTAAAGTCTCTTAAGAGCAGTTTCTGCTGTTCATACCTTCTTCTTGTGAACTCTGACTCTTCACAAATCGCTTGTAAATGTATAAATATGTTTGCATTTTGGAACACAATTTGCTTAAACTTTTGAAAAATGCCAGGTTTTGTTTAGTGTGATTTTTCACTTGGAGGGTTTCCATGTTGCTGTAGATACATGTTTTAGACATATGAAATTCTTTTTCAACAGCACAAATTGCTATTTGGCTCCTTTGGGCTCAGTATTGCAAATGGtggtttagaaaataaataacacaAGTTCAACATTATAGCGTGCAAGCAATATATATGAACTCATCATTTTCTCTTACattaagaaagcagaaaaatgcataGAGAGGCTTAAAAGCTTCCTTTGGGTGCCTCATGTCAGCAGATTGTACTTCagttttgctgtgctgtttttAACCAGAATGCACATTACCTGTTGTTGCCTTTCAGAACTTGGAATCTTGTTGAAGGACGATCAGCCTTTATCAAAAACCTGAAGCAAAGTGAGTTTATCAATTTAAATCCACTAATTAAGTGGAATTTGATAGTTTTATTTTTCGTGTAAAGAAAAGTTGACTTAATTAATCGAGTCCGTTAATTGCAAACTTATATAATGTCTTTTTTACACATGCAGGCAAGCATCTGTAAGCTTATGTCCTTAATAATAATCACttagcaaaaggaaaacatagAACCACTAAAGTAAATACTTTTCCCCCTTGAAATTTGAGATCAggacatttaaataaatgtgttttagtttgtttttctttacacGATTCTGATAAtcagaaataaacatttaagaGTATAGCTGTTTATTCTagtttatttgatttttcactGAATATTTTCGTAAATCTAGGTAGAAAACAGTGTCTAGCAGCTTCTAAAGATTCTTACTTTTAGATTCTCTGTATCAATGTATACAGATGCACACATAATTAAATGGTCCCCTGATGGAGAGAAGTATGTGACTGTGATAACAAACAAAGTGGATATCTACAGACTTGACACAGCTTCAATCACTGGCACCATTACAACAGAGAAGAGGATTTCTTCACTTAGATTTATTACAGTAAGTACAAAAATGAGAGGTATTGGGAAATTAACTGGTTTGAAACACATGAAATTAAtcacatttgcatttcttttttccccattccaaGGATTCTATCCTTGCCATAGCTGGAGATGATGAAATGATTAGGTTCTACAGCTGTGACTCTCAAAAATGCCTGTGTGAATTCAAAGCTCATGAAAACAGGTATTCTATATTTGTTtactatttaaatatttatggcaATGCTGAGTCCTCTCTGAAGTTCAATGGCTTGTAATGTTCAgcatattttgcttttgttttagtaTAGAAAGTGAATTTATTTATGTGCTAAATTCCAAAcagatttgtttgcttttagtaTGAGCACAAGTACTGTGCTGTCCATGCATGTTACAAAAACAACAGGGTACAGAATTAAGACTATTACTGTTCtaaatctgtgtgtgtgtgtgtgtttgtgtgtgtgtgtctaacCAGTCTTTTTTGACTCTGACTCTTTAGAATGcttcaaaaaaacaaaccagttttCAGTTCAAACAATAGGAGTGTAATCACGTATTCTCTGTTTTTGAATACCAAATATTTGTCCGAATGTTGCTTTGAATTCATCAAAACACAAAAGCATTAGCAGTAATGTCACTGATGTGTCTAATAGTATATGCTTTAAAGTATTGAAGAGTTCTGAGCAAATGTTTCAGTGTATTACTGCTGTCCTTGTAAAGAACAAATGTTTCCAATATAAAACATTGTAGCAAATGTTTCTAATATAAGTGACAGCACTCAAAGCTGATCACTGTTCCAAGGTCCTGCTTGTCACTTCGGGGTTTTCTGTTCAAACTCATTTTTTAGACTGTTGCCTATTCATCTTTAATTTCTCTCAGCTTACTGTTCTGAAGtgtaatataaaaatgtattactTTTTACAGAATAAAAGATATTTATAGTTTTGAAAGAGAAGGACAGCATGTTATTGTTACTGCATCCAGTGACGGTTACATTAAAATGTGGAATCTGGATCTTGATAAGGTTGGTGTATTAAACTGCTTTCCTACATTTAAGAAAAGTATCAGAGAACCAAAATTTGCAGACAGTTCTGTTGTTAGAGTTAATTATAAATGACTGAGGAAATTTTACTTGAAATGTGGATGTCTTGATCTTCTTCCATGTTACATTCAGTAGAGATTTATGTGTAAGCACATATATTTATGCacttgtatatttttttatctttgtacttttctttttttaaacaaactatAAAGTATGATGATATTATGAGATCTCATCTCCATTTTATGTAAAGTCATGCTTCCCATCAGACCTAGCCAGGCTTATGACTATCTAATCAGTTATGTATGTTATGACTATCTAATTAGTTCAGGACTGCTGTGAGGTTTTGTAATGTGGATGACTGTTGCTACTCTTAAAAACACGAAGTCTGTGGTTTGGGTGGGGGAAGATGGTTGTTCATGTAAGGGGAGGAACTTATCCTTTGGAAAAATTCAAATACATTAATGTACTGGGTACTtgtatttcctgtattttcaaaCAGTTCTGAGTAACACAGTTCAACAAGGAATCATGTCTTATCTTTaaagtttcttttgtttaatgtttcctcttaaaatcagaaatagatttttataatttattgcCTAGTTACAAAGGATCTACTATATTTTATGATAAGCATCTTGGATAGttcaaataattatttctcAACTTATATACTCTTCATATCTGAATTTGCATGTTTTTAATGTCATCCACTCTGATTATTTTTATACTTGTAAGTGCAGGAGTgatctccctcttttccctacACCTTACATTTCTGTTCTCCTTGTACAGAATTGACAGAGTGATAGGGGAACTCTTTACCTTTCTGTGTAacattgtatttattttgacaaatatgtgatttcctttccttgcaggCAAAGTTTTGTATCACTGTGtgggctgctctgtgcagctctaAGGGGTGGAATATTCTAATACAGTAGTTTCCAGTGGGTTGATGCTGTTAACATTGCACATGTGTTTGTGACACTTTTTCCCATGATATCTGTAATAGAATATTTGTATTCCAAGAGCTGAGTGATACAGTTGCCTATCAATGAAGTGAAGGTGGGCAGTAAGATGCTTTctgacttcaaatacagtaaatttaaacagaaataaaataaggttTAAATAATActcttttatgttttcttcagaTTAAAGATGGGCCATCTTTACTGTGTGAAGTCAATACCAAAGCTAGGCTGACATGTCTTGCAGTATGGCTTGACCGAgcttcagaaatgaaagaaaattctgatAAAACTGCAACATCATCTCAAGGTAACAAAAGTGTTCATGTTTTGAATTGTTAATGTGACTGTGAAGTGGAATACACCAAGTGGGAGGTTTCTACTATATCCATTGGAAAACGTTCTGGTATTTTGAAGAAATGGGGATATGACACTGGCAAGTGATACAGGTACACTTACCAATCTGATAGTGTCTCAAGCCCGTATGTTTGTGGGACAGAAGAGAACATAAGCCTCTTTTCACTTTtattaaagttttctttctgtttactGGAGTAACATACTGAGGAAGCCACTGCAAAGCTTTTGAGacagataagaaaataaacagttgATAGAACTGCATGTCTTGTCTTCCTATAAACGAAATTAGGTCTGAGGCTATTGTAGCTGAGCAAACTTACAGAGTCTAGCTCAGatctgtttgggttttctgctgttgtttttcctgCATTGTAATCTGTTTACATACTTGATCTTTATAGATCTTAATTTCACAGGCAAAACTAGCATAAATGGCACTTTCCACTGTAAAATATAAAGCTATTTataaccttttttaaaatgagctaCAAATAAGTCTCTGTGTCATTTAGACTACAAAGACCAGACATAAAGTTCAATGTGAAtaattccttgctttttttcagaaacagaagatgaaaaatcaTCAACAGCCAGgagaaacaaagatttttggACTAGTGCACGGGttaaagcagcaaaaagaaagagaaaaattattccaggGAAACAAAAGTTGGAAGCTCCagtgcaaaagaagaaaaagaaacagaatagcTCGGCATGAAGGCAGCTACTTTCTCTCCTGTATAAAAAGTAAATGCTGGTGTTGCCCTAGTTTTTATAAGAATGTAAACCCTAACAGGACATATACCTCTGACCTGATGTGTTGTTTAAAAGCAACTAGTGTTTTTACCCTAATAAATTGACTGATCATTCTGGGAACTTTCTGTAAgtgaacaaagcaaaaataaattcataatatgtaatgtttatatttttatacttaCAATACCATACACTTTTTAACTGGCTCTGAAAAAGACagctaaaataataaaaacagctGCATCTCAGTTACATTTTTGTCTCACTTAAATGCATATTAAAAACGTACATTTTCTCAGTGTTGAAAATGTCACTGTTCATTTGACTCAAGGTATGATCTGTCtttgttctgcatttcttttcctactGTAAGAAAGAACAtgttaaaattacttaaaatgaTCACATTCCATTCATACACTCAGGGAAAACTGTAATTTCTAGTTCTTGATGTGGACTTATATATGGACTTTAAAAGCACAGTGTTTGGCTTTTTTACTGTGTTCATACTCAAATATatttaagttttttaaaagtctttgcACCACTGTTCAcatgactgaaatattttgttcgGAATATGATACATAATTTTAGGTGAAAGAGTTTATATCGATAAGGTTttaccttttcttccccctttccaTTGTATTTTTTCCAAGTCCTTGATCTGAGCCATGTTGTTAAAAAAGAATTATATAACATTTGAAATGTTTGCCACGCTGATAAATGTCACCTATCTGTTTGTTTGCACTTAAACAAAAAGTGAATTCCTGACCTTCTCAGTCAGTGGGAACAGGAGTTTATCCTAAGCCTTATTACAAATATGCAGTGGGAAAAACAAAGTTGAGCTGGTGAGAACAAGGTCAAAGAGCTGTACtaaatgtttcctttctttattttaaggTGTAAGGCATGTTAATGTTGTTTTCTGCACTACTGGAGTAGTCATtactatttctgttttcaaagagtAGTTGGAATTCTGTTTTATTCTGATTCACTTCATCTGTTCCTCCTTATTTGTGTAGCAAGAGAAAAAgtagagaaaaccagaaaaaagatTGAGCCAAATCTGAAGACAGGCATGCAGGCTGGTTTAGGGATATAAAATAGGATGTAACTCCAGTTCAGCTGTACGCTCTGACACGGAAACAAAGTGAGCATCCTCAGTGCTTATACAGAATGGTTCATGTAGCAGTAGCAGTATTCTCTTGGATGTCCATATTTACCTTATGTAACTGTTTTCCTACTTTAGATAAATGATCAGAGCCCCTTGTTTGGATATTCCATATAGTTGATTTATGCAAGCTCAGTTTAATTCAACATTAAAGGGATTAAGTTTGAGCTTACACAGCTTCTAATTTTAATGATACCCTAAATGCTTGTGTTGACAAATACATGCAAATAATATACAACTTCAAATGGTTTGTTGACTTGACAGAAAGGTgccaaaacagatttttaattcaTAAGGCTTCTACAGTAAATATAAGACTTTAAAAGTATAAGCCTAAATAAGGGAATTGTGTacagtgttttcatttgtaaaGTGTTATGTCTATTTGATAGTGCTTATGTCCTTGACAAAATGTCTGCCACTACTAAACCAGTTTTTatcatttgaatttttaaatacatgagCTCATGGACACAGTCATCACAATTGCAGAAGCAGGCTTGCAGAAGCACCAGGAAAAATCCACTCAGCACataattttaagaattaaaaagcaaaagttcCACATAAATTGGGTTCTAAAGTTTGGACTTAGAAGTAAATATTAGACATTTGTAAAAATCCAAACTCCCTGTGTAGTAACAAAGAATTATGCATCTCATGAGACTCAGAACGATTTATGACCTGGAGACAGAGAAGAACAGTCCTTAGGGAAAAACCCATATTTTTTATACCTTGAGTGAATATTCTACTACTAATGAGTACTTggcagtttgttttttttgttgtatcTTTGTGTACATCTTCCTTTTCAGCACATTTTCCATTCTGGTTTTCAGGGAACTGTTTAGAATGGTAGAGGggaggcagcagtgcagagagAGGAGATGTCAGCAGTGAGAAAGCTGTCCCTGTCAGAAGGGATGGGTGTACATGACACTGGGAGAGTAGATGGAGCCATAGCTGCAAGAAACAACAGCTCAGTGAGCAGCATCTCAGCTGAGCCCCAGGTGAGTTCAATAGCTCCAGTAGCTGTGGATTTCTTccagttttcctgtttccccTCTTGGGGAATTCCTGTGCTGGATCACaaagcagagcccagggaagcTTGAACTTCATAGCTATTACACAGCTCGAATGGAAAAGGAAACCCCATCCAGTATAGCTTAGATATGTGTTGGTTGTGGCACTTTGCACGGAGGGAGGAGATTCCTATTTAAAGCACTTAGGCCAACAAAGGAATTAAACTGCTCCCCACTTTCTGACCATTAGGCTAATTCATAAAGATGGGAAACTTTGAAATGCAGCTACGGGAAATTGTGTTTTGCAGAAAGTACAGGCCTCTCATGTTTTATGCCTTCTATTATGAAGAGGAATTTAAGCCCCTCAGTTCAGGGATCTGGCTACAGGagtacttttcctttttatatggTGAAACATCCATGGGAGATAAGTGCATGGACAACTGGAGTAAAATCATGGAGGATCATTTACATTAACGAAGTCCATTTCGGAGCTCggaaaagagaaagtttagCTTTTTAGGTAGTTAGAAACATCTCTACATttttccagattaaaaaaaaaaaaaaaaggcaaacattttctttacaaGATGCTTTCCCATCTCCCACTGTTGCATAACTTCTACAGCAGAAGACTCCTTTTTCTGTTGCATTAGCCTGTAATTCGGAGGTCCTGGAAATCCTCTACATCTTCCATACAAGAGCTATACTGAAATTACTGATCAAAGCTAGAAGCAGCCTGTAGGCTGCCCAGAGTTGTAGCTCATGCTACaccaaaacccaaccccaaattCTCAGCTGTACCACGTAACCTCACTTTTGGATCAGGACTAGGATGGATTGGGTGCACACTACTGCAGTTCTGCGGGAGCTTTGCCCCTCACTGAACATGAGCACAAAACTTGGTCTGTACTGAGTCATTTGTAGGCAGCAGGGCTCGCTCGAGCATCCTCGACCCCCGCCTCCCGCCGTGCCGGGGGGA encodes the following:
- the PAK1IP1 gene encoding p21-activated protein kinase-interacting protein 1, whose protein sequence is MELVAGCYEQVLLGFATRPGQSWTVVPDFTHHAHSASLSAVAVNNRYVVTGSRDETIQIYDMKKKIEHGALLQHNGTITCLEFYGTAHLLSGAEDGLICIWNTKRWECLKSIKAHKGHVASLSIHPSGKLALSVGTDKTLRTWNLVEGRSAFIKNLKQNAHIIKWSPDGEKYVTVITNKVDIYRLDTASITGTITTEKRISSLRFITDSILAIAGDDEMIRFYSCDSQKCLCEFKAHENRIKDIYSFEREGQHVIVTASSDGYIKMWNLDLDKIKDGPSLLCEVNTKARLTCLAVWLDRASEMKENSDKTATSSQETEDEKSSTARRNKDFWTSARVKAAKRKRKIIPGKQKLEAPVQKKKKKQNSSA